A segment of the Lycium ferocissimum isolate CSIRO_LF1 chromosome 5, AGI_CSIRO_Lferr_CH_V1, whole genome shotgun sequence genome:
CcctatttcaaaattttccttacTGCTTTAAGTTGTTAGCTCGCAATATTAAAATCTCTATGTAATATCTTTACATGAtttattttgctatgtatttaaACTAGTCATGCATGAGAGAGTTCGATTGTGTTTTAGAGTTTTCACCATTTTTTtgtctgattttttttctacaaATAGTTACATTCtgagctctgataccacttaaTATGATAACTACTTAATATTTACAAACAAATATCATCTAAAACACGTCCAAGCAGAGCAAACAGACTACAATGTCCCTAAATAAGAGGGTTATATTTCCTCTATACACAAGTCCATCTCCTCTGCGAGATTGCTATGAAATTGTACGCAAATAGTTTTAGTAGATATGAGAAGTCTATGAATTTCTGCACTAAGCAAATAATGAAAAAATTCTATTGGAAAGCAAGAACTTgaacttgatttttttggaattggagaagaaagaatattttcagagaaaagaaagtacaagaaTATTTTCGGAGAAAAGAAAGTACTCTTTTTGAGAGACGAAAAGTTATTCAGTAAAGTTCACGTTAGAAAGAATAAGAAGTTGACTTTAAATATAATTGGTGGTAACCAAAAAATGAAAGGACACACCCTTTCAGCTAAAAGACACTTCtttacttaaaatacttattagtattaattttatttaaacaaaatTCCAACAGTAATTGACATGTTCTGAAAATAGAAGAATaattacattatttttttattcttattttcttcatataCTTCTCTAGTAGCACTTTAGTCATGTGGTATGACATTCCTCTACTCTTAACATGAGGTTTTAGGTTCAAACCCTAAAATGCAAAACTCTTGGTAGGAAGTTCTTCCCGCTTAAATTGACTTAAGCGGCTTAAATAAACATTAATCAAGCCAATATGTACTGGATATAGGAtggtaggaaaaaaaaaaagttcaaatagTAATTAACTAAACtctaatatatatatctcaACAATCATGATCAAATAATTTCAATACAACTAGATATGAGCGACGCGCAAAGCACGCTCAACCCCCGATTTTTATCgcctttatgttttttttttttttgaagaaccTGCATGTTTGTTAAGAAGACAGGAAACAGCCACATATATAATCCTTATACTAATTCATAATCAGTTTAAGaactcaaaagaaaaaaagaagaagataaaagcATAGTGTATGTTAAAATTTTGTTAGTCGAACTTTTTGCAGGGCCAAGGAAAAAACACTCATGCTTCAACGACTCATACCGCATAGGAGGAAAATGTATATTAGTACTACAATTCTAGTTTTAGCCCTAGAAAAATGGTCCTTTTTTTGCATTTATCCTTCCTCATCACAAAAACAGGTATATTAAGAGTAGAGGCGGCGAATGTACCTTTTTAGTTATGGGTTCTTCTAATTAGACGAGTGCAAGGCTAAGAATATTAAAAGTTGAACCTATTAAGTTCAAATCCCAAAGACGCCTCTATTTACAAATTGTCTATCAGGATAAGCAATCCTGATTAATTAGCTATATGTTTAGAGTTGAGCATTACAAATTCATATCGACAAATAGAGGAGATCAACAAACAAAGGTTGCAATTAGCAAGTTAAATTAGGAATAAAATTTCGCCACGACATTAGAACAAAAAGGAGGAATTCTTACATCTGCTTTAATCCAATACACAACTAAACCACTTTAAACTGATATTTGCTTCCTCCGAAAAGAAACCTAGATATGCCATGCCGTATACTGGGTATTAATCATCAATAGGGATCAGTCGCCACTAGAGaaattgatatatgatgtgCAACCACTCAAGTCCTTAAGCCCATGTGTAAATTACAAATCATTTATCAGAAATACATTTTAGCAGAATAGTGGTCCAAATGTAAATACATAAGCACAACTATTAATTACTACTATAAATTAATTACTActtgtaacatcccgtaaatttgagttaggtgtgaatgtgtaaaattggtattaagatgatattttagctatatgaatccattcgggatgaattcgggtgataaacagtcgttttgaagtcaaaccaaaaagtgaaattcttaagggcttctaaattcttcTATGTGTGGAGGACTTCTTACTGTTTCCCATTTTTCGGATAGTTTGGTTGCGAAtctgagaaaactcaaaacatgaaagttccAGCCCtttaaaatacctttccaatggtATATTGTGGAGCTCAAACGAACCTTTGAATAAAatgttatgacctttttactaaCCTGTATTTCACGGGATTGAACACCAAAAACCATGCCCCCTAACACGTCGCACGTTAGGGCTGCATTTCACAAGTCAAACATGCTATTTGAAGGACGTGTCACACGCCTTGATCTGCTATAAAAACCCTAGaacgtgaaattttcttaaagcCTTCATTCCACTCCgttttggccgactttttgagAGGAAATAATCCTAAAACTTCCCCAaaacatccaaggtaagttaTTTATCAATTTCCATCATTACTAAATCAATATCACATCAAATTGaccctagttcatctctccaaacCTTATATTCTTGAAAACcgaagaaagagaagttgaaggagaCTTTGGGAAACTTCTTGAAGGTATGCTCTTTGAACCTTTCGGAGATTATTTAGAGGATTTAAACTAGTGTATAGtataataaacaataataatccaCGGGTGCTTCATAGGGGATTCAAGAACACGAGTTGAGCACGAAAAAGCCCTATTTTTTCAATAAGGGTAGGAACTCTTAGAATTTGATTAAAGTTCTGaactttatcattaataatcattATAGAACGATTGTTGAAATTGGAGGAATACGTTTTCTAGCCtttagcgggatttgaggtatgtctacttttcaaaaaccttttttttgaAGTATGTTATCTTGTTTGAAACGTGTAGAGGattgttcgtgacttgaaatctttctttggaatatgaacatgattgaaactcttgtttggtggaagCTCTTTCGGAAcaaaagatgatttcttttagacaaagtcatgcgtgtgtaggatcaagcccgcatcgaaccttatacgagttatactactttgtgaaactcgtttttcccattattggatgattgaactcatttttctaaaggttggaccttaaacttgttttgctgttgaatggatttcttgaacttgaaaattgaataagagatttgaataagattctaaatcgattatgacttgaaatgcctctattttgagatgatgacttgagaagtgagattcggctctaagccatgattgatttATTCGGTAATATGCcctgatttgtattttgtttgtgtttgggcctgtatgggcaagctgtgctagtccaaAGGACGATTAGccattatggatcctaacgtatcgatatGAGTATtactgtgtcagtccagagaaTGATTGACCTCCGAGGCGTATAGCCCGGTGCAtctattgttgtgtcagtccagaggacgattgacctcgaGGCATATAGCCCGGTGCAtctattgctgtgctagtctagaggacgattagcctccgtggtttcctagcccggagtatcgattgattgatttgtctgtgagtggcttgttttggTATCTTGGTTGCCTATAAGTGGCTTCCTTTGGGATTTTGGTTGCCTGAGAGTGGCTGTGGTTATCTTGAGTTCGTAAGCGAAAGACCTGATGTGGTAAACCATAAATGAGTTAAACTcatgttattcattgttattgGTTTCTCTCTGTTGATTTTCGTTAAGTTAGATGTTTTACTCTGTCTCTGGATTTTAAATTGTAAGTATTGTGTTACTGAGTTTTACTATCTTATTTTGTTTATTgactattgccccttagacactcactgagtacccagtactcaaaCATaacattgttgttttttatggtatgttaggtaacgaagacgATCAGGATCGTGATACGCGTACGCAATAGGAGAACTTGCCGCTTTCCacacttattggtgagcccacaccttTGTTCGTGGGTCACTCTCTATCTTTATTATTGCTTTAGTTTTTGGGCTGCGTCCTGAAGTTAGACACTCGTTTGCTCATATTAGAGGCTCCATAGATAGACGTTTATATTGTAGGTAGATGTTGAAGTCATTGTTTGACTCATTGGGTGTTGCTACGGTTATGACAACACATTTATAATAGATTTCcgctgattttatttcataattgtgatcgtgatttatttagttatttataacttgtaatgaaagattattaaaaagggaCTTCTTGTTATTAATtcataaggtgcttccggtgttgttcatagcatcggatgcctgttacgtccagggtgggttttgggtcgtgacactactaTAAAAAGAATCAGTAATGAAAATTAGCTTACCCAAATATTGGTACAAATGCAATTGACATATTTGAAGACAATCTTAGCACATGTTAACAAAATCTCGATCGAAGCGAACAAGCTTGCCACAAAATCTATAATACCCAAGAATCACGAAGATGCAACGCAGAGCAATTACAATGTACTAAAAAGCTAGAGCTTTGGTTCTCGGTGAAATCTGTAGAAGATGCGTACGTGGCCATGTTTCTTTATACGTGGCAATTGAGTTGTAAACCAAATGACACTTTAAGGACACATTGCTTAGCTACATTGTCTAAAGACAAAAATGCCCTCAATTCATTTCTTATTGGCATGAAGCTAACATGTCGATCCAAAGTGAACTCGCATTTCTATAATAGTAAAAAGTCTATGGGTATGTATTGCACGTgtactcatatcatataagaGCAATTTTTTTTGTGAAACAACATCTAAATAACATTCAAAATGTAATTgagttataaaatacaaaatttaaaaagttttaattcatgtaaattataaattgaaactAAATTGGcaactcttcttcaaaacatcCCTCTGGTGTCCTCTTTTTTCTAAACATGTGTTTGCCGGAGTCTATTGTAGGGAGTATTCATTTTCTATTATATGATTTTTGGtttaataataattagtatTAGAACTCGCGCAATGGCGGTCAATAGTAAAGGAAATTAGTACGTAACTTGAACCATTAGATTTAATTACTACaacaatattttaattattattttacttcggtttgaccatagattttgaagttgaaactaAACTAGTTTGCTCACGTACACCAAAACTAGTACTAGAAAAATACACATACGTTTCATTCCAATCTCTCTTTACATAAATTATTCGTTCTTTTCTCAATTAAGCTCTATTAACAATtgaatcaaaatcaatcatattgtttaattaaacttttaatgCACTTTGCCATATATCAAGAGGATcgaaacataagaaaataaaaattcgaGCACGAAGAAACCTATTTTCTCATGATGAAGAAGTGAAGCTCATAGTATTTTCAAATGAGAAAGAAtatcgaaaaagaaaaaagaaaaataaaacatgacatgatataaaCAGCGACAAAGGAAAGCAAGAGCAAATGGGGGGTAAATTTCACATATGGTCATATCACTTTTTTTCACAAAAGTCATTTAACTAtcatttctaacacaaaagtcacttaactatcacttttttttccacaaaagtcacttaactatcaCTTTTAACTATCGTTTCTAATACAAAGGTCACTTAACTTTGAGTAtactaacacaaaagtcactaaACCACTTTCCGGTGTCACTAAACCACTTTACGGTGAATAACTCATCTTttactctctcttttttttttaaaaaaaaaatctaataaattaaaaattaaaaattacttaaaaaggttcaacccgacccgacccaaaattaattattactccctctgtcccaatttatatgacacggTTCGAATTTTGAGTCAAAACAGTTTAATTTTGACTGTGAATTTGGGCATgtgatctttaagtttttttgaaaaaaaaggtacatatttggaaactatgtaaaaaatactataagtcacgataattgacaattcaaaatctttaaaaaatatatgaaaaaattacggtCAAAGAAACACTTGTTTGAACCTCGAAATCCGAAAGGTGCcacataaaatgggacggagggagtaaattttttgaaccttttaaagtaattttttaatttattagttttttttttttttttttaaaaagagagaGTAAAAGATGAGTTACTCACCGTAAGTGGTttagtgacttttgtgttagtatactcaaagttaagtgacttttgtaaaaaaaagcgatagttaagtgacttttatgaaaaaaagtgatagttaagTGACCATCTGTGAAATTTACCCAGCAAATGGGCTATCAACTTGGTTTTGTAACACGAGGGAACAATTGTTTTTGTTCAATTCATTcatgggtcatttgcacgattgcccttcaaaggcactggtctttaatttttgcccctcaaattggtggtctttaatttttgcccttcgcctaataccccgaggtctTGGGTTCAAACCCggctcaattaaaaaaaaaaaaaaaaatcgcaaggcgtAGTTTCACGTGacaaattaggcctattcgggcaaaaagTTCGGCcttaagacagagttttgcaAAGTTTCaactgaattaaaaaaaaaaattgcgttAATGCAAACCTCTaacttaaggtagagttttgccttcaggtaTAAAGGCAGAATTTGGCCATGCCCGAAGCCAAAATCGTACCTTAAGGCGAGTTTCATCAAACTCTACCTAAATTTGAGTTTTTCAAACCGCCCGGGCAAGAAAACTCTGTTTGATCTGGGAGAGTTtgaggcaaaactctaccttgcgattttttattttttttttaatttttaactaagCATGaattcgaacccgaaaccaaggAGTTTTTATTgggggacaaaaattaaagaccactaatttgggggacaaaaattaaagaccagtgcctttgaagggcattccGCACGAAAAAAATGTTCATTCACCCAActtttaaacatttttttgcgcggattgcccttcttttggagtggtctttaaattttgcccctcatatttgtgatctttaaattatgcccctcatattgctggtctttaattttttccctttgcgTTGCAACCCTGAGCGTTCACGccgaaatcatgaggttctgggttcaaacccccgctcaagcataaattaaaaaaaaattgcaaggcaagattTGGATCGCGTGTATCGGGACCGCATACCGCCTTGGTTTTGCGTACTTGtcataagtatgtcgggtccgacataactttggtaattccttaataaGTTTATCAAGTtagggtccggcataactttggtaattccttaacaagtttatgtcGGATCAGCCATATTTATGGACAAACTTTTAATGGGACCACACCAAGAATCATAACAAACCAATAAAGAATGTGGATGTTCGTTCTACCTAAATGTATCTTAATGCATATTCGTGTCTTAAAATGTTGCAAATGTACCTCGATCGTTAGTATTTGCACTTACCAAGTTGTGCAAATTGACACATCCTACGATGCACCCAAAAGtagataaaaatataaaaacaatatCGGCCTTTTTTGAGCATGCTTTGTTTCGCTAATGTATGATCTATTTCTTTCCCAAGTACATATCGTTTGCCGATGTTAAGTTCAATTTGGTTGCCAATATGCGGAGTttgaactaatcaaatttggcttataaaacaaagtctatgtcttaaggaaaattatgccttatggggcatacttttagttatgccttaactaaaagttaaaCTTGTGACGGAATTATCAAGCGCATAACtagaaaagacttttagttaaggcttaatcTAAAAGTTTGCCCGTACAAGACAGCTTTTGGTGAGTGGGGGGATCCCAAGATAAACTTCGTGATCTTAATTATCAAAGTTAAGACCACCCACGGATCTTTTTTAAATGATACTTACGCTTTAAGTTCCTACAAGGCAAGTTTTAATGGGATGTGATGATAATGCTTGCATTAAAATATGCAAGAAGGGTGTATGGGCGAACTGGTCcttgaaaaaaaagagaattgggTACTCCTTTttggttttatttttgtttcccTTTAGATATTCACTAATTTAAGACTCgtcttgcaaatttttttaaaatttttgtgtCGTAGAGGGTTCGAATGGAACCAACCATATAATTTTAGTCCtaagtgggtagttatataaaagcaaaatttaaatatttcaaaatatgaaggctaaaatttaaagttaagttACCCACGGAATAATCCCACTTTTAAATGAACATTCAAAATTGGTGGGCTTTGAATTTATGATCCTTCAGGCAAGTTTTAATGGGATGTGATGAGTGTTAAATGCTTGCATTAAAATATGCAAGAAGGGTGTATTTGGGCGACCTCGCTTATACCAATCTGATCcctgaaaaaaaaagaaaaaaactttggGCTTTGAATCtccttttttattgttttattttttgtttcccTTTCCGTATATTCACAAATACTCCCTCAATTTCAAATTATCGattgcttttttattttacacggCCCTTAAAAATATTACGTTAGAAGAAATATTTAACTAACTTTACTATTTTATGTATAAGTTATAGTTTttctcaattaaatatttactctatttatgtgttatctttactaatgataaaattctattaaaagtaattaattataaatttctaaaatgataaataatttgagaaaaactCTTGTCATTTAATCACAGAACGGAAGGAGTATAAACGAAGGTACAATCATCACTGCAaaaatgtactccctccgttcacttttacttatccacttttaactttttacgctatttaaaaaataataaataaaatgtatattttaccAGGATGCCTATATTAATTGGTATATAATGGTATTagttttggaaaataatttgaactgaataattaatgttaagaataaaataaaaaaaattattttatcttgATACGTcaaaaatgataagtaaaaataaaaatttattttaaaaatcgtGAACAAGTAAAATTGAAGGTAGTGTAATACTTCCAAACAGGTCAATATAAATTTCCGGAAAAAAGCAGAGTCAAAGATTTCCTCGTTTTGACAAATCAAACTTGCAAATTCaacagaaaaagtaaaaaaagaaaaggaagaagaaggggATTGGATTTTGTGAAGACCCAATCCTCTCCctccttcttcatctctctctcttcacATATCTCTCTCATTAGAGATCTCGGATTCTGTTTCTTCAGATCCGATCTACAAAAATGATCACAATTCCATACTTGACCGCTTTAACAACCTACTTCAGCTATGGTTTGCTCTTCGCTTTCGGACAATTCCGTGATTTCTTCAGGAAGATCTTTGATTGGTTTCATGCCAGCAATCTTCAGGTACGACCACGCGTATTACTACGTGTTTGATTAATAAGAATGagtttgaattttgatttttattttattattgttgcTTTATGATTCAATGTTAGGGATATGCTCCGATCTGTTTAGGACTTGAAGATTTCTATATCCGCAGGTTGTATCTTCGCATTCAGGTAACATACTTTCTATGCATTATGcttaaatattttgttaattgagctagtttttttttttttacgataTTTAGAGaaggaaatgaaattgaaatgtgtGTAGCTGTTAATTATGGTTGTACTTGACCGTTCCCTCCCCTCATCTCTCCTAaatttatgaagaaaaagatCGAGCATGTTGTAGAACATTTTGAGAACGTGTTGCTTGCTTGTTGGCTTCGCGTGTTTCCACTTATTTAAATTTAAGCAAGTATCTTGATTAATGGCTGGTTAACCTGTGTAGTTGTTCTTTCTGAAGCTTTTCAAGTTTGCTTATGTGACAAACTGAATAAAGTGTTTTTTGAGTTGGCTTTCGTTCGTTCAAGTTATCAGTATGttagttttaaattaaatatctGCCGTTATTACTGATTAATTTACATGGAAAAAGTTTGGTTATGCTAAAAATAGTTTCgtttcatgcatactttctatGCATTAtgcttatgttttttttttttttttttggttacttGAACAAATTATCTTTTTGagtgaattttatgtgatttagagaAGGAAATGATGCTGAAATTGTGGCAGCTGTTAGTTATGGAAAGAAAAAATTGCAACtctaattttttcaaataaaagtgaGCACATGTTGCACGTTATAGAATGCGATTGTTTGCTTACTGCTTTTTATGTTGTTGTCATGTGTTTCCGCTTATTCAAATTTAAGATTGTATCTTGAGATAAGTAGAGTAATTAGTTGGGAGACCTAGCATGCTCCGCTGATGGCCAGTTAACTTGTGTGTTTGTTCTTTCTGATGCTTTTCAAGTTTGCTTATGTGACAAGCTGAATAAAATGTTTTTCGAGTTAGCTTTTGTTCATTCATGTGATCCGTATGTaagatttaaattaattatctGCCGTTGTTAGTGAttaatttatgttgaaaatgtttGGTTATGCTAAAAAATGTTGAGGAACTTTAGCTACCTTTTTTACCTAGCAAAGAGGAAACTATAAAGTCCAGTCATCTAGTCCCCTTAGAGCAAGCGAAAAGATGCACAAGTCGATTGGGATGATAGTCAGATATCAGCCACCAAACAGATCAGCATCTAGTTGTAGGAACTTATCAAGAAAAGAAACAGTAGAAGGTGCActcaagggtgtggcctagtggtcaatgaagtgggttgagtaccatgaggtctcaggttcaattcccagcagagacaaaaacactaggtgatttcttcccatctgttctagccttggtggatagagttactTGGTACCTGTTACTATTGGGAGGTGGTAGGTATCCCGTGGTATTTGTCGAGGTGCACGCAAGCTGCCCTTGACACcacgtttttaaaaaaaaaaaaaaaaaaaaaaaaaacaagtagaAGGTGGGATTGTACGTGCATTTGTCTGAAGTTGTTGAAGGAGAGCATCAAGTTTATTTCCCTTAGAGCTAGAGAATATTTAGGTGTAGTATCCATATGTAAAGGAGTGCATGGCTTTATAAGTAAACCAGGAGGACTTCATGAAGTAAAGaggttgaattttttttttttaatcactgCACTTTTATTGGTTGTGTATATCTGAATTGTTCTGTGCTTTATATATTGAATTCTTCTATTTCTTAAGAAACCTTAATTCTTGGTATCTATGCATCCAAGAGAATAAATGAATTCTTTGACCAAAAGTATAGCTGTTGGATTTTCATTGCTGTTCAAGTATTGATTGTTGGTTCTTATACTTTATACCATCATTACTTGTAGGATTGCTTTAATCGGCCAATATGTAGTCCTCCTGATGCTTGGTTTGATGTGGTGGAACGTGTGTCCAATGATAATAACAAGACACTAAAGTGAGTATGGATCTTTCAGttcaattaattttatttaacattCTGTAAATTGTTCTCCTCGGTGTTGTAATTTCtcccattatatttttatactaCAATTAGAGAACTATGGAGGTAAAGTTACTTTGGCTTCTCTGGTGACTGGTCCTGTAGGGCTACGTGTCTGTTGTTTATATCCAAATTATTATCAACAGTATAGGAACAGGTGATGTTTCTATATTTACTCTTACATTCCATGCACTTGCACATTATGCAGGCGGACCACTAAAGTTTCAAGGTGTCTAAACTTGGGTTCATATAATTACCTTGGTTTTGCTGCATCGGATGAATACTGTACACCTCGTGTCATTGACTCTTTGAAAAAGTTTTCTGCAAGCACTTGCAGTGCCCGTGTTGATGGAGGTAGGCATGATTTTGTGAAAGTTGTTGCTGTTCTCCCTAAGTAGGTCTGCTTCTAAAATTTTGTCTTCTCAGGTACCACAAGCCTCCATACGGAATTGGAGGAATGTGTGGCTAATTTTGTTGGCAAGCCAGCTGCTATCGTCACAGGCATGGGTTATGTAACAAATTCAGCCATACTTCCTGTCTTGATTGGAAAGGTATAAATAGTTTCTGAAAGTTATTTTTATGTTTCATTTGTcatcatatttatcttttaatttggtCATTTACAGGGAGGTTTGATTATCAGTGATTCTCTCAACCACAACTCTATTGTAAATGGTGCCCGAGGGTCTGGAGCTACTATTCGTGTTTTTCAACATAACAGTAAGTTTCTGCAACTTGGGCTTTGTCCTTTCAGCCATACCATATTTATACGATGAGTTCATCTGATTTCTTATTAAAGCTTTGCTCTGTCCTCAATTCTTTAGCACCTTCTCACTTGGAGAAGGTTTTGAGAGAACATATTGCTGAGGGACAACCCAGGACACACAGGCCCTGGAAGAAGATAATTGTTATAGTGGAGGGCATATACAGCATGGAAGGGGAGCTATGCCAGCTTCCAGAGATTGTTGCCATATGCAAGAAATACAAGGTAGTGGACATTATAACTATGGTGTTAGTCATCGATGATTGTTCTAAGAGCTAGACTTCTACTTCTTCATTGGCATGACAATCTTTGTCTCAATTTTATACCAAGCTCTCTTTTATTTGAGGGACTAATTTTCGTTTCTTATGCCTTAAGAGACTCCATCAGGTTCAATTATCTCATGCATCTTTGTCTGTGATGTATTTTTATCATTGCAGACATATGTTTATTTGGACGAGGCTCACAGCATTGGAGCTGTTGGCAAAACAGGAAGGGGAGTCTGTGAACTCTTGGGAGTTGACACGGCTGACGTGGACATTATGATGGGAACTTTCACAAAGTCATTTGGTTCATGTGGGGGTTATATTGCTGGATCCAAAGTATGTTTCTTCAACGACATTCTTATAATGGTGCCAGCTGACTTACTTTTTCATTGTCTATAGATAAATTCTTTGTTTCTGATATCTAGTTGAATTGCATGACAGTATGACAAATAGAGTGGAATCAGGAAACCAAAGTGACATTCATGCTACGAGTTTTACAGTGTCAGACAGTTGCGTCATTAGTCCTCTCTTTAAATTGACACTGCTGCTGACGCACTTCCTGTTAGTGAAGACTCAATGGGCAGCAATGAGATAATTATCTTTCAGATTTTAATTTAAGAGCAAATAAACAACTGCTTTTTGTTCTTTACCCCCCCAAAAGTAAtggaacaagaagaagaagaaagcaactGCCTTTAGTTTTCTATTTAGATTCCATGTAGTCTTTAGCTGGTACTGAATTCCCTCTACATGTTGCTTGGAGGCCTGGATCTGTTGCAGATTATCTTCATGggtcattctttttttattctGTTTTCCACTCTTCCagaacacctaatttttaatAAGTGAAACTGTGTCTATCTTTACCTTATccagaaaaaagagaaaaaaaaaaaaacacgtgaAACTGTGTCAAACTTAGCAACCTAATTTGAGGCTAAACATTCCATTGAGGCAGATATGTCTAGCTTTGTATTTTTGAGCCTTTTGCCCGTTCTTTTGCAACATAATATTCCCTTTGCACTGCTGGTGGACTActtggctgatttttttttattttttttttttttttctattttccttTTCCACCTTATCAGGGTGCTTGAAGAG
Coding sequences within it:
- the LOC132056152 gene encoding long chain base biosynthesis protein 2a yields the protein MITIPYLTALTTYFSYGLLFAFGQFRDFFRKIFDWFHASNLQGYAPICLGLEDFYIRRLYLRIQDCFNRPICSPPDAWFDVVERVSNDNNKTLKRTTKVSRCLNLGSYNYLGFAASDEYCTPRVIDSLKKFSASTCSARVDGGTTSLHTELEECVANFVGKPAAIVTGMGYVTNSAILPVLIGKGGLIISDSLNHNSIVNGARGSGATIRVFQHNTPSHLEKVLREHIAEGQPRTHRPWKKIIVIVEGIYSMEGELCQLPEIVAICKKYKTYVYLDEAHSIGAVGKTGRGVCELLGVDTADVDIMMGTFTKSFGSCGGYIAGSKELIEYLKYTCPAHLYATSISPPAAQQIISAIQVILGEDGSSRGAQKLARIRENSNFFRSELQKMGFEVLGDNDSPVMPIMLYNPAKIPAFSRECLRQNVAVVTVAFPATPLLLARARICISAAHSREDLNKALEVFSRVGDLIGIKYFPAEPKKQQLEENRVKLE